In a single window of the Pseudochaenichthys georgianus chromosome 16, fPseGeo1.2, whole genome shotgun sequence genome:
- the LOC117461098 gene encoding vesicle-associated membrane protein 1-like, with protein sequence MSADAAAPGAPGPDGAPGGGPPAPPNTSSNRRLQQTQTQVDEVVDIMRVNVDKVLERDQKLSELDDRADALQAGASQFESCAAKLKNKYWWKNCKMMIMMGIIGVIVVGILFLYFFY encoded by the exons AT GTCTGCAGATGCTGCCGCTCCAGGAGCCCCCGGGCCCGATGGAGCCCCCGGCGGAGGACCTCCCGCCCCCCCCAACACCTCCAGCAACCGCAGGCTACAGCAGACACAGACCCAAGTGGATGAG GTGGTGGACATCATGCGCGTGAACGTGGACAAGGTTTTGGAAAGGGACCAGAAGCTCTCGGAGCTGGATGACAGAGCGGATGCTCTCCAAGCCGGGGCCTCCCAGTTTGAAAGCTGCGCAGCTAAGCTAAAGAACAAGTACTGGTGGAAGAACTGCAAG ATGATGATCATGATGGGGATCATCGGAGTCATTGTGGTTGGAATACTATTCT